A stretch of DNA from Brevibacterium sp. CBA3109:
CAGCTTCTCCTCATTCGCCAGAGGAATGATCGCGACCACGCGATCCTTGCGTCCCCGCCGCAGGGTGAGCTCCACGATCGAGTCCGCCGTTCCCACCAGGTGGGCGGCTGGGCCGCGGACCTCGTCGACCGGCTGACCGCCCACAGCGACGATGAGATCACCGTCGCGGGCTCCGACGCCGGCTTGGCGCAGTGGTGACCTGGCGGCTGGGTCACTGCTCTCACCGGGCAGGATGCGGGCAATCTGCCAGCCCTGCCCAGTCCGTTCCAGATCCGCACCCAAGAAGCCGAGCTTCTTCGCCTGATCACCGGGTGGGCTGGACGGCAGCACATAGGCATGTGAGGTGTTGAGCTCGCCCACGGTCTCCCACAGAATGTCGACGAGGTCGTCATGGGTCAGCGCCTTCGCGGCAACTCGGCGCCAGCGCAGGGTCACACCTTCCCAGTTCACCCCGTTCATGTCCGCACGCCAATAGTGGTCGCGCATGATTCGGGAGTTCTCCTCGAACATCTGCAGCCATTCAGCCCGCTGATCGAGTTCGAACCGCAGACGCGTGAGGTCCACGGAGACCGTATCGTCGTCATCGGCTTCGACCTTGCGGGTGGCCGGTCGCACCGCGACACCGCCATCGTTGGTCACGATGATGAGCTTGCCGTCACCGGTCACCGAATAGTCATCGGCCTTGTCGACGACGGTGGAGACCTTGCGTTTGGCGAAGTCGAAGTACTGGACCATTTCGCCCGGTTTCTCACCGGCGTCGCCGGAGTGCTTGTCGCCGAGCTCACCGTCTTCGGCATCACCGGTGCGCATCCACAGGACGCCGCCCTCGGCAGCGTTCAGATTGCGGAAGACACCAGAAGAGACCGGGAACGCCACGATCCTCTCCTCTGCTCCCGCCAGGTCGACCTCCGTGGTGACGACGGTCTTCTCAGCCTTCGCCTTGTCCGCTTTCGAAGTCTCATCGGTGACCTCACTGATCGCCCACCCGCTGGCACTCGGCCCGAAGGGTGCGGGCTCGGTTGAACTCAGCGGCAGCAGCCACGGCCTGGTCACACCGTTGAACGACAGGTCGAAGGAATGCTGATTGTAGGAGGGATCGAAGGTCCGGTCCGAGAGGAACGCGAGGTATTTGCCATCGGCTGTGAATGCCGGCGAGAAGTCATTGAACTTCCCGCTAGTCAGCGCCTGACCCTCATGGTCGGACTTGGTGTCGACGAGCATCAGCCGTTCCACCCTGGGTCGGCTGCGACCACACGAGGTAGCGTCCGTCCGGAGAGAAGCGAGGGGTCCTGGCCTCCCCGAAGCCCGAATGCCCGACGAGTCGGGTTCTGCCATTTCCGACCTCGACGAGGCGGATGCTGCCGTCATGGGAGATCGTGGCCAAGGTCTTCCCCGCCGGATCGGAGGCCATGTCGAGGACACGTCCCAGGGCTCCGGCCCCGATTCGCCGAGGCGGCTTGTCGGCGGAGACCGCCCGCACCTCGATCGAGTCCTCGCCCTCGACATCGGTGATGTACGCGGCGAGCCCGGTCTGCCCGAGGACGACGGGTTCACGGGTGCGGATCGACGAATCCGCGCACAGCGCCCGTGCAGGACCTTCGCGATGGGCCAGCCAGAAGGTCTTTCCGCGCCATTCCACCACCGAGGCGTTGCCGCCGTGATCTGGGACGATATTCAAAGTGCTGGAGGTGGGATCGACATGGAGCGGCTGCACTCCGGTTCCGGGAAGCACCACGTTCAGGGTTCTGATCTGCGCGTCGAGGCTGTCGAGGATGCGTATCTCCCCGTGGCTGTGCCACACGATGCGGGTTCCATCGGTCGTAGCATCGCGGACATAGCCCTCGGCCTCGGTCTGGAATGTCAGCTGCCGAGGTTCACCGGCCGCGGCCTGATCCGATCCCCTGGTCCCGGTCTGTGTCGCCAGACCGTCCCAGATCCACAGATTGGCCTGCTCATGCGCATGATCCGGGAAGGCAGCGGCACGGTCCGAAGTGAAGACCAGCGAGTCACCGACCCAGATCGGATCGGTCAGCGATGCCTCTTCCTCACGCAGCAGGCGCTGCCACTGGGCACCAGTTCCCGAGGCGTCGGCGACGCGATCGAGCCACAGCCTGGGCGCGGTGCCGCCGCGGTAGCGCTTCCAATGTGCGGGCGGACGACTGAACGGTGTGGACAGAGCGGTGACACCTGAGTGGTGCCGGTCCAACCCAGAGGCCCGACCCAGCGACAGGCGTTCGACGCCGCCGTCGAGGTCAACGGACTTCACAACATGATTGCGGACCTCGAACTCACCGGCATTGGACCCGATGAGAATGTGACGTTCATCTGCCCACCCGAGCATCGTCGTCGTCGTTCCACCCAACCAGCTCAGCCGTCGCAGGGCCCCGGAGGCCACCTCGGCGAGCATGAGTTCAGGGTGCCCATCACGGAAAGACACATAGGCGATATGCGTTCCGTCCGGCGAGATCCGCGGACTGCGGACTGGGACATGATCGGAGGTCAGGCGCCATGCGCGCCCACCAGCTGACGGGACGATCCAGACGTCGTCGTCGGCGGTGAAGGTGATGAGATCACCGTGGATGTGCGGGTACCGGAGGTAAGAATACTGAGTCACGTGACCCACATTACAAGCTTGGGCGCCGAGGTGACGCGGCCCATGCGGCCCCTGACCAATAGAATGGTGACATGCCATCTTTGACTTCGCTTCTCAACGATCGTTTCGCACTCGCCCTCGAACAGTCCTTCGGCGAGGATTTCACGCGACGCGACCCCGTGATCAGGAGCAGCCAGTTCGCCGATTTCCAGGCCAACGTGGCCTTGCCTCTGGCGAAGGAGC
This window harbors:
- a CDS encoding PDZ domain-containing protein, producing MLVDTKSDHEGQALTSGKFNDFSPAFTADGKYLAFLSDRTFDPSYNQHSFDLSFNGVTRPWLLPLSSTEPAPFGPSASGWAISEVTDETSKADKAKAEKTVVTTEVDLAGAEERIVAFPVSSGVFRNLNAAEGGVLWMRTGDAEDGELGDKHSGDAGEKPGEMVQYFDFAKRKVSTVVDKADDYSVTGDGKLIIVTNDGGVAVRPATRKVEADDDDTVSVDLTRLRFELDQRAEWLQMFEENSRIMRDHYWRADMNGVNWEGVTLRWRRVAAKALTHDDLVDILWETVGELNTSHAYVLPSSPPGDQAKKLGFLGADLERTGQGWQIARILPGESSDPAARSPLRQAGVGARDGDLIVAVGGQPVDEVRGPAAHLVGTADSIVELTLRRGRKDRVVAIIPLANEEKLRYQDWVRSRREYVAGKSGGRVGYVHVPDMMAGGWAQLHRDLRQAMSAEGVIADVRFNRGGHTSALVAERFADRVIAWNASRSYDTMLPDPEDSRRGPVAFVANEFSGSDGDIINARVQAKGLGPVIGVRTWGGVVGIDGRYDLVDGTGVTQPRYAFWLEGKGWDVENYGVEPDIEVEHDPSQLFSDDDLQLDRAIAEVLAGLDAVPAATAPDFPAPRVQSSPQVQAPGTPTD